In a genomic window of uncultured Flavobacterium sp.:
- the lepB gene encoding signal peptidase I, translating into MNVSEWLVFILIMQFIHGLSTWKLYSKAGRKPLEAFIPIYNLVVLMKIINRPRWWFFLLFIPIINLIVIPVVWIETIRSFGKNSTFDTAAVLLTFGFYITFLNYTSKDLTYIENRDLTPRTKTGDTISSLLFAIIVATLVHTYVIQPFTIPSSSLEKTLLIGDYLFVSKINFGARTPMTTVALPMVHDTIPFIGLKSYMFNDDVTKKETSILNKLQLPYFRFPAIETIQRNEIVVFNQPADTLRDMDNFKPDRNYYKPIDKKTNLVKRCVGIPGDTLEIKNGDIYINGKLSILPQSAKPQFNYIVDTKGVPINQDVLVNYYGAKDGMKYENGDFAQTRNGEYFLTLTDNEAKKLANNSVVKSVKKYLSPKGQNEDVFPHVASLGWNVDNFGPIYIPKKGATVKLDLKTLPFYKRIIQEYEKNTLKIIGNEIIINGKVSNSYTFKQDYYWMMGDNRQNSLDARFWGYVPFDHVLGKPVFIWFSWNKEGSGLNKIRWNRIFSVVNGNSEPKSYLIHFLVLVFLYIIGKRILKKKAKE; encoded by the coding sequence ATGAATGTATCAGAATGGCTCGTTTTTATTTTAATCATGCAATTTATTCATGGTTTATCGACTTGGAAACTTTACTCAAAAGCAGGTAGAAAACCTCTGGAAGCATTTATTCCAATTTATAATTTGGTTGTTTTAATGAAAATTATAAATCGGCCTCGTTGGTGGTTTTTTCTACTTTTTATTCCAATTATCAATCTTATCGTAATTCCTGTAGTTTGGATAGAAACCATTAGAAGTTTCGGAAAAAATTCCACTTTTGATACTGCAGCAGTTTTGCTAACATTTGGCTTTTATATTACTTTTTTGAATTACACTTCTAAAGATCTCACTTACATTGAAAATAGAGATCTAACGCCAAGAACAAAAACCGGCGATACAATAAGTTCTCTTTTATTTGCGATTATTGTTGCAACATTGGTTCATACTTATGTGATTCAGCCTTTTACGATTCCGTCTTCCTCATTAGAAAAGACATTATTGATTGGCGATTATTTGTTTGTCAGTAAAATTAATTTTGGAGCAAGAACTCCCATGACTACCGTTGCATTGCCTATGGTTCATGATACAATTCCTTTTATCGGATTAAAATCTTATATGTTTAATGATGATGTTACTAAAAAGGAAACATCGATATTAAACAAGTTACAATTGCCATATTTTAGATTTCCGGCGATAGAAACAATCCAACGAAACGAAATTGTTGTATTCAATCAACCAGCTGATACGCTTCGTGATATGGATAATTTTAAACCGGATCGAAATTATTACAAACCAATTGATAAAAAAACAAATCTAGTAAAAAGATGTGTCGGAATTCCTGGCGATACTCTGGAAATCAAGAATGGAGATATTTACATTAACGGAAAATTAAGCATATTACCTCAAAGCGCTAAACCTCAATTTAATTATATAGTTGATACCAAAGGAGTTCCTATAAATCAGGATGTACTGGTAAATTATTATGGCGCTAAAGATGGCATGAAATATGAAAACGGAGATTTTGCTCAAACCCGTAACGGAGAATATTTTCTAACTTTAACGGATAACGAAGCAAAGAAACTTGCAAATAATTCGGTTGTAAAAAGCGTTAAGAAATATTTGTCACCAAAAGGACAAAATGAAGACGTATTTCCGCACGTCGCTTCTTTAGGTTGGAATGTTGACAATTTTGGTCCAATTTATATTCCAAAAAAGGGCGCAACTGTCAAATTAGATTTAAAAACTCTTCCGTTTTACAAGCGAATTATACAGGAATATGAAAAAAATACTTTAAAAATAATTGGAAACGAAATTATAATCAATGGAAAAGTAAGCAACAGTTATACTTTCAAACAAGATTATTATTGGATGATGGGAGATAACCGTCAAAATTCTCTAGATGCACGATTCTGGGGATATGTTCCTTTTGATCACGTATTGGGCAAACCGGTATTTATTTGGTTTAGCTGGAACAAGGAGGGAAGCGGCTTGAACAAAATAAGATGGAATCGTATTTTCTCTGTCGTAAACGGAAACAGCGAACCTAAATCGTATTTAATTCACTTTTTAGTATTGGTTTTTCTTTATATAATAGGAAAGAGAATACTAAAGAAAAAAGCCAAAGAATAA
- a CDS encoding TlpA disulfide reductase family protein translates to MKKLLLLALVIASQSFYGQNSVVKKPEYVILVNNEISTQEQVEKYGAEGYIKSMSKGVSEKERDELAKKYGDKIGDREFIMQIEIYTEQEKLENDKKAKVQAIESKKKAEVKSEFILNVEDKAKDFTLKLIDGKEVKLSDLKGKVVLVNFWATWCAPCLMEFYDIPEKIIKPNKDKDFVFLAISIGEKEAVVSKKVQKLRKDGIDFNFGLDPNSKVWNEFATGSIPKSFIIDKEGVIKFVSMGNTPNNIENMAAEIEKLLAK, encoded by the coding sequence ATGAAAAAATTACTTCTTTTAGCGCTTGTAATAGCGTCGCAGTCCTTTTACGGACAAAACAGTGTTGTTAAAAAACCAGAATATGTAATATTGGTTAACAACGAGATTTCTACACAAGAGCAAGTCGAAAAATACGGCGCCGAAGGTTATATCAAATCTATGAGCAAAGGAGTTTCTGAAAAAGAAAGAGACGAATTAGCGAAAAAGTATGGGGATAAAATCGGAGACCGAGAATTTATCATGCAAATTGAGATTTACACAGAGCAGGAAAAATTGGAGAATGATAAAAAAGCCAAAGTTCAGGCAATAGAATCCAAAAAGAAAGCTGAAGTGAAAAGCGAATTTATTTTGAATGTAGAAGATAAAGCAAAAGATTTTACATTAAAATTAATAGACGGTAAAGAAGTTAAATTATCTGATTTAAAGGGTAAAGTTGTTCTTGTAAACTTTTGGGCAACTTGGTGTGCGCCTTGTTTAATGGAGTTTTATGATATTCCAGAGAAAATTATTAAGCCAAATAAAGACAAAGATTTTGTGTTTCTGGCAATCTCAATTGGAGAAAAAGAAGCTGTAGTTTCGAAAAAAGTGCAAAAATTAAGAAAGGACGGAATTGATTTTAACTTTGGACTTGATCCAAATTCAAAAGTATGGAATGAGTTTGCAACTGGTTCAATTCCTAAAAGTTTTATAATTGACAAAGAAGGCGTTATAAAATTTGTTTCAATGGGAAATACGCCGAATAATATAGAAAACATGGCAGCAGAAATA